Proteins encoded in a region of the Perca fluviatilis chromosome 6, GENO_Pfluv_1.0, whole genome shotgun sequence genome:
- the oclnb gene encoding occludin b, producing the protein MPSKKHRPSTHQSGGSKHHSSRHRHSELMSNPAFSYYPREKMLHFYSWTSPPGVMKIMCIIIIIMCVAVFACVAATLSWDYDMSLMGLGGGAGLMPGYGGSYGGSYGGSYGGSSYGGGSGIGGSYGYGETQMDPKAGKAFIIAISGITFIAVLIIFVLVVSRQTTARSSKFYLATIIICAILAFLMIIATIVYLVAVNPTAQSTGSVYYSQIIQLCAQYQNQNQAQGIFLNQYLYHYCVVDPEEAIAIVLSFLVFIALIILLVFAVKTRSAIRRWGRDRILWEQVPAVNNGLHNSVGEWVKNVSGDPEVLVNDHNPKVRGSREYLDELDHNKPLYLPGDSDISSSVGVLKPRLKDYDTGVESGNDLEEEDFSVLFPSIVDEQERLIYKQEFDRDHQEYKSLQAELDSINQDLAGLDRELHQHPEGSPQFLDAMHEYTRLKNLKKSPDYQIKKKRCKYLRSKLSHIKRKISEYDRRP; encoded by the exons ATGCCGAGCAAAAAACACAGGCCTTCTACGCACCAGTCAGGTGGTAGCAAACA CCATAGCAGCAGACACAGGCACAGTGAGCTGATGTCCAACCCAGCCTTTTCCTACTACCCACGAGAGAAGATGCTTCACTTCTATAGTTGGACTTCACCACCTGGTGTGATGAAGATAATGtgtattatcatcatcatcatgtgtgtggctgtgtttgcctgtgtggcTGCCACATTGTCCTGGGACTACGATATGAGCCTCATGGGTCTGGGAGGTGGAGCTGGCTTAATGCCAGGTTATGGCGGCTCTTATGGTGGCTCTTATGGCGGCTCTTATGGTGGCAGCTCATATGGAGGCGGCTCTGGCATTGGCGGATCTTATGGCTATGGAGAAACACAAATGGATCCCAAAGCTGGCAAAGCCTTCATCATCGCCATCTCTGGCATTACCTTCATAGCTGTGCTCATCATATTTGTGTTGGTTGTTTCGAGGCAAACTACTGCCCGCTCATCAAAGTTCTACCTAGCAACCATCATCATCTGTGCCATTTTGGCATTTCTGATGATCATCGCCACTATTGTCTACCTGGTGGCAGTGAACCCAACAGCCCAGTCCACGGGGTCTGTCTACTACAGCCAGATCATCCAACTGTGTGCCCAgtaccagaaccagaaccaggccCAGGGCATCTTCCTCAACCAGTACCTCTACCATTACTGTGTGGTGGATCCTGAAGAG GCCATAGCTATCGTCCTCAGCTTCCTGGTGTTTATTGCCCTCATTATCCTGCTGGTGTTTGCAGTCAAGACTCGCTCTGCGATCAGGCGCTGGGGCCGGGATCGCATTCTCTGGGAGCAAGTGCCGGCAGTCAATAATGGTCTACACAACAGTGTCGGGGAGTgg GTAAAAAACGTGTCTGGTGATCCAGAGGTGCTGGTGAATGACCACAATCCCAAAGTCAGGGGGTCAAGAGAGTATCTGGACGAGCTGGATCACAACAAGCCTCTTTACCTCCCAGG AGACTCAGACATCAGCAGTTCGGTGGGAGTCCTAAAGCCCAGGCTGAAGGACTATGACACTGGTGTGGAGTCTGGAAACGacctggaggaggaggacttCTCTGT TTTGTTTCCTTCCATTGTGGATGAGCAAGAGCGTCTGATCTACAAACAGGAATTTGACCGGGATCACCAGGAATACAAGAGCCTGCAGGCTGAGCTGGACAGCATAAACCAGGACCTGGCTGGCCTGGACAGAGAGCTGCACCAACACCCTGAGGGCAGTCCACAGTTCCTG
- the marveld2b gene encoding MARVEL domain-containing protein 2b — MSSGGVGFVTRFDRVREIPHYDQVPVGSLWQDFPSPPESLHGTVPAISLDPLPPPPLPKQPAVGPESFYPPNDSEPMEAKSDVMDIEPVHRFIPDSVKNFFRGHSGNRGSKGWAIHPPAPPLPAPYSSAPSPSKRGNHHTTAGVPCSPPHSAPPSPSLLGSYRDPYGGSGGSYTSQKERNRLLLDAEAFESVSAVPTNLSALTYHERVEEYHQRYAYLKSWAGLLRILGCVQLLLGAAVFACVCAYVHKDNEWFNMYGYSQPQLFGGLGGGAGAYGSGGSYYTGPKTPFVLVVAGLAWIVTVILVVVGMTIYYRAILLDSSWWPLTECSINMVLAMLYLAAGIVYVRDTTRGGLCYIPVFNNGINGAFCRTEAGQTAAIVFLFITTVLYFISAGVCLKLWRHEAARMRKEMLEHEMKTIGSSVPLSILGPDSRASEQTPLPTIQPDIMDAPNNYAAAPLMALEPEILRGHIPAGHIPKPVVIADYVAKYPSISSEEERDQYKAVFNDQYAEYKELHAEVQAMAKKFEEMDEIMQNLPSRPSSQMEKERISSILMEYQRKKADPTYLEKRERCEYLKNKLSHIKQKIQEYNKV; from the exons ATGTCTTCAGGAGGAGTTGGTTTTGTCACCAGGTTCGACCGGGTGCGGGAGATCCCACACTATGACCAGGTCCCTGTGGGCTCCTTATGGCAGGACTTTCCTTCGCCCCCGGAGTCCTTGCATGGAACAGTGCCTGCCATAAGCCTAGAcccccttccccctccccctctaccTAAACAGCCAGCTGTTGGCCCTGAATCCTTTTATCCCCCCAACGATAGTGAGCCAATGGAGGCCAAGAGTGACGTCATGGACATTGAGCCGGTCCACCGCTTCATTCCCGACTCTGTCAAGAACTTCTTCCGTGGCCACAGCGGTAACCGTGGCAGCAAAGGTTGGGCCATACACCCTCCTGCACCACCTCTACCTGCCCCTTACTCCTCTGCCCCCTCACCCAGTAAGAGAGGCAACCACCACACCACAGCAGGAGTCCCCTGCTCACCCCCCCACTCCGCACCTCCATCTCCGTCTCTTCTAGGGTCCTATAGGGACCCTTATGGCGGCTCTGGGGGCAGCTACACCTCTCAGAAGGAGCGAAACCGGCTGCTGCTGGATGCTGAAGCCTTCGAATCAGTATCTGCAGTGCCCACCAATCTCTCAGCCCTGACCTACCATGAGCGGGTGGAAGAATACCACCAGCGTTATGCCTACTTGAAGTCTTGGGCTGGCCTTCTGAGGATCCTGGGCtgtgtgcagctgctgttggGAGCTGCTGTGTTCGCATGCGTCTGTGCTTATGTTCATAAGGACAATGAGTGGTTCAATATGTATGGATACTCCCAGCCGCAGCTGTTTGGGGGGCTTGGTGGAGGTGCTGGTGCATATGGATCTGGGGGCAGTTACTACACAGGCCCCAAGACACCTTTTGTCCTGGTGGTGGCTGGCCTTGCGTGGATAGTGACTGTTATTCTAGTCGTTGTTGGGATGACCATATACTACAGAGCCATCCTTTTAGACTCTTCTTGGTGGCCACTTACAGAGTGTTCCATCAACATGGTCTTAGCGATGCTTTATTTAGCAGCAGGGATAGTATATGTGAGGGACACCACTCGAGGGGGGCTATGCTACATTCCGGTCTTCAATAACGGAATAAATGGGGCGTTTTGTCGGACCGAGGCCGGCCAGACAGCAGCCAttgtcttcctcttcatcaccaCGGTGCTCTACTTCATTAGTGCTGGAGTGTGTCTGAAGCTGTGGAGGCATGAAGCAGCCAGGATGAGGAAGGAGATGCTGGAACATGAG ATGAAAACAATTGGATCATCAGTCCCTCTGTCTATA CTGGGTCCAGACTCCAGGGCCTCTGAGCAGACTCCTCTCCCCACTATCCAGCCAGACATCATGGACGCTCCTAACAACTATGCAGCTGCTCCTCTGATGGCACTTGAGCCAGAGATCCTCAGAGGTCACATACCGGCTGGACACATCCCTAAGCCTGTCGTTATAGCCGACTATGTGGC AAAGTACCCCAGCATcagctcagaggaggagagggaccagTACAAGGCTGTGTTTAATGACCAGTACGCTGAATACAAGGAGCTGCACGCTGAGGTTCAGGCAATGGCCAAGAAGTTTGAAGAGATGGACGAGATAATGCAGAACCTTCCGTCCCGGCCTTCCAGTCAAatg GAGAAGGAGCGGATCAGTAGCATATTAATGGAATATCAGAGGAAGAAAGCT GACCCAACGTATTTGGAAAAAAGGGAGAGGTGTGAGTACCTAAAGAACAAGCTCTCTCATATCAAACAGAAGATTCAGGAGTACAACAAAGTGTAA